The Cottoperca gobio chromosome 22, fCotGob3.1, whole genome shotgun sequence genome contains a region encoding:
- the jkamp gene encoding JNK1/MAPK8-associated membrane protein isoform X2 produces MGPWRESVVFVLVESGPTSRMCVNAALNPLSSMTGCIWASWPCYPSCCTGSSSSGTQERRVFGLFSSSALLQHITAMLECSVSTVVTLLVTEPVGKLSIHSCRVQMLSDWYTMLYNPSPDYINTLHCTQEAVYPLYTIVLIYYAFCLVLMMLLRPLLVKKIACGLGKSDRFKSIYAALYFFPILTVLQAVGGGLLYYAFPYIILVLSLVTLAVYMSASEIQSFKNLIAKKKRLVVLFSHWLLHAYGIISISRLDKLEQDLPLLALVPGPALFYIATAKFTEPSRILSEGGNGH; encoded by the exons ATGGGTCCGTGGAGGGAGAGTGTGGT gtTTGTCCTCGTGGAGAGCGGGCCAACCTCCAGAATGTGTGTGAACGCTGCACTGAATCCCCTGAGCTCTATGACTGGCTGTATTTGGGCTTCATGGCCATGTTACCCCTCGTGCTGCACTGGTTCTTCATCGAGTGGTACTCAGGAAAGAAGAG TGTTTGGGTTGTTCAGTTCCAGTGCTCTGCTGCAGCACATCACAGCCATGTTGGAGTGCAGTGTGTCGACTGTGGTCACCTTGCTGGTCACAGAGCCGGTGGGAAAGCTCAGTATCCATTCGTGTCGCGTCCAGATGCTGTCAGACTGGTACACCATGCTGTACAACCCGAGCCCAGACTACATCAACACATTACACTGCACCCAGGAGGCCGTCTACCCGCT ATACACCATTGTGCTGATCTACTATGCATTCTGCTTGGTGCTGATGATGCTGCTGCGTCCTCTGCTGGTGAAGAAGATCGCATGTGGACTGGGCAAATCTGATCGCTTCAAGAGCATCTACGCTGCTCTCTACTTCTTCCCCATCCTCACCGTGCTCCAGGCTGTGGGGGGAGGACTGCTCT ACTATGCGTTTCCCTACATCATTCTGGTCCTGTCTCTGGTCACACTGGCTGTTTACATGTCTGCCTCTGAGATACAG tcctTTAAGAACCTGATTGCTAAGAAGAAGCGTCTGGTCGTGCTGTTCAGCCATTGGCTGCTCCACGCATACGGCATCATCTCTATCTCCCGATTGGACAAGCTGGAGCAGGACCTGCCGCTGTTGGCCCTCGTGCCTGGCCCCGCCCTCTTCTACATCGCCACAGCCAAGTTCACAGAGCCCAGTCGCATCCTGTCTGAGGGCGGCAACGGACACTAA
- the jkamp gene encoding JNK1/MAPK8-associated membrane protein isoform X3 has translation MSVAMSSTCPGTYCGRMMVNGSVEGECGVCPRGERANLQNVCERCTESPELYDWLYLGFMAMLPLVLHWFFIEWYSGKKSSSALLQHITAMLECSVSTVVTLLVTEPVGKLSIHSCRVQMLSDWYTMLYNPSPDYINTLHCTQEAVYPLYTIVLIYYAFCLVLMMLLRPLLVKKIACGLGKSDRFKSIYAALYFFPILTVLQAVGGGLLYYAFPYIILVLSLVTLAVYMSASEIQSDHPNTITPHRQYPLAHTLLC, from the exons ATGT CTGTGGCCATGAGTTCAACTTGTCCAGGCACCTACTGTGGCAGGATGATGGTCAATGGGTCCGTGGAGGGAGAGTGTGGT gtTTGTCCTCGTGGAGAGCGGGCCAACCTCCAGAATGTGTGTGAACGCTGCACTGAATCCCCTGAGCTCTATGACTGGCTGTATTTGGGCTTCATGGCCATGTTACCCCTCGTGCTGCACTGGTTCTTCATCGAGTGGTACTCAGGAAAGAAGAG TTCCAGTGCTCTGCTGCAGCACATCACAGCCATGTTGGAGTGCAGTGTGTCGACTGTGGTCACCTTGCTGGTCACAGAGCCGGTGGGAAAGCTCAGTATCCATTCGTGTCGCGTCCAGATGCTGTCAGACTGGTACACCATGCTGTACAACCCGAGCCCAGACTACATCAACACATTACACTGCACCCAGGAGGCCGTCTACCCGCT ATACACCATTGTGCTGATCTACTATGCATTCTGCTTGGTGCTGATGATGCTGCTGCGTCCTCTGCTGGTGAAGAAGATCGCATGTGGACTGGGCAAATCTGATCGCTTCAAGAGCATCTACGCTGCTCTCTACTTCTTCCCCATCCTCACCGTGCTCCAGGCTGTGGGGGGAGGACTGCTCT ACTATGCGTTTCCCTACATCATTCTGGTCCTGTCTCTGGTCACACTGGCTGTTTACATGTCTGCCTCTGAGATACAG TCCGATCACCCAAATACAATAACACCTCATCGTCAGTACCCTCTGgcacacacactactctgcTGA
- the gpr135 gene encoding G-protein coupled receptor 135, whose amino-acid sequence MDWSVSTALWGSSGSNSTADTPGPSFSTQLATASPVVPRVVSIVTSLVTATTETTVGNTGDISTFRGSELSQIQQASTPSVLSAAESNSVLQGITVATQALVLLCIFLLSSLGNSAVVIVIIKHRQLRTVTNAFIMSLSLSDFLTAVLCLPFSFVMLFSKDGIWMFGDGFCVANGFFNTCFGIISTLTMTLISFDRYYAIVRQPQAKIGRQKATQLLIAVWLAAVVFSLPWYLLVPTPPEIHKRGFYHCMYVFHSGTSRMGTAYSICLIVICYLLPFSLMCFCHYNICKTVRLSEIRVRPVTTYAYLLRFYSEMRTATTVLIMIVFIIFCWGPYCLMGLVTALGDYTFNPAMDTVAIWLAWANGAINPLIYALRNPNISMLMGRSREDGYRTRNIASYLSSQTQNREVRLNEAERIRDRYVTRVGVNNNSRLSSSSPGKGGGGGEVAMWACKNPAVFFCRDAQPDAATLSNSVSAPKMKTADTSL is encoded by the exons ATGGACTGGTCTGTTAGCACAGCCCTGTGGGGCAGCAGTGGCAGCAACTCCACAGCTGACACCCCTGGTCCTAGTTTCTCCACCCAGCTGGCCACTGCCTCACCTGTCGTGCCAAG GGTTGTTTCCATAGTGACCAGCCTAGTGACTGCCACCACAGAGACCACAGTGGGAAACACAGGAGACATATCGACGTTCAGAGGCAGCGAGCTCAGTCAGATCCAACAGGCGTCGACCCCGTCGGTGCTAAGCGCCGCTGAGAGTAACTCTGTCCTGCAGGGCATTACAGTGGCAACTCAGGCCCTGGTACTGCTCtgcatcttcctcctctccagcctcgGTAACTCGGCAGTTGTCATCGTCATCATCAAACACAGACAGCTTCGAACGGTGACCAATGCTTTCATCATGTCGCTGTCGTTGTCAGACTTCCTCACAGCTGTTTTGTGTCTGCCGTTCTCCTTCGTCATGCTCTTCAGTAAGGACGGTATCTGGATGTTTGGGGATGGTTTCTGTGTAGCCAATGGCTTTTTCAACACCTGCTTTGGTATCATCTCCACCCTGACTATGACTTTGATCTCCTTTGACAGGTACTACGCCATAGTCAGACAGCCACAGGCTAAAATAGGGCGCCAGAAAGCCACTCAGCTGTTGATAGCTGTGTGGCTAGCTGCAGTCGTTTTCTCTCTGCCCTGGTATTTGTTAGTGCCAACACCTCCAGAAATCCATAAGAGAGGTTTCTaccactgtatgtatgtgttccACTCTGGGACCTCCCGCATGGGGACTGCTTATAGCATCTGCCTTATCGTCATATGTTATTTACTGCCCTTTTCCctcatgtgtttttgtcattatAACATCTGTAAGACAGTTCGTCTCTCTGAAATCCGAGTCAGGCCAGTGACCACATACGCATACTTACTGCGATTCTACAGTGAAATGCGAACAGCCACCACAGTTCTGAttatgattgttttcattattttttgttgGGGGCCATATTGTTTAATGGGGTTGGTTACAGCATTAGGAGACTACACATTCAACCCTGCAATGGACACAGTGGCAATCTGGCTAGCCTGGGCCAACGGAGCTATCAACCCTCTGATCTACGCCCTGAGGAACCCCAATATATCCATGTTAAtggggaggagcagagaggatggCTATCGGACCAGAAATATTGCTTCGTACCTCTCCAGCCAAACCCAGAACCGCGAGGTTCGGCTTAACGAAGCAGAGAGGATAAGGGACCGCTACGTGACTCGTGTAGGGGTGAATAATAACAGCCGACTTTCAAGTTCAAGTCCTGGAaaaggaggaggcggaggagaagTGGCAATGTGGGCCTGTAAAAACCCTGCTGTGTTCTTCTGCAGGGACGCCCAGCCAGACGCAGCAACACTTTCCAACTCTGTCAGTGCTCCAAAGATGAAGACGGCGGACACCAGCCTGTGA
- the fam241a gene encoding uncharacterized protein FAM241A, which translates to MSTVTQPANDPYVFRRREFEELLPENQIRWHTPQHVNGAGQIHHQRHLLEGSRTQPPPPSDPSSRWPHVDDPTTREPQMDDCERMGTLFGMLNKGLRGMGFNQMYFGDKIVEPVVIVFFWLLLWFLGIQTLGLVGTLCIIIIYIQK; encoded by the exons ATGTCCACTGTAACGCAGCCTGCAAATGACCCGTATGTTTTTCGTCGACGTGAATTTGAAGAGCTTCTGCCAGAAAACCAGATAAGATGGCATACTCCTCAACATGTCAACGGTGCAGGGCAGATACACCACCAGCGACACCTG CTTGAAGGCAGCCGGACACAACCTCCACCCCCCAGTGATCCCAGCAGCAGATGGCCCCATGTAGACGACCCAACCACCAGAGAGCCTCAGATGGACGACTGTGAGCGGATGGGAACTCTGTTTGGGATGCTCAACAAAGGTCTGCGGGGGATGGGCTTCAACCAGATGTACTTTGGGGACAAGATAGTGGAACCGGTAGTGATTGTATTCTTCTGGCTGCTGCTCTGGTTCCTGGGGATCCAGACCCTGGGACTGGTGGGAACTCtgtgcatcatcatcatctacaTTCAGAAGTAA
- the jkamp gene encoding JNK1/MAPK8-associated membrane protein isoform X1 → MSVAMSSTCPGTYCGRMMVNGSVEGECGVCPRGERANLQNVCERCTESPELYDWLYLGFMAMLPLVLHWFFIEWYSGKKSSSALLQHITAMLECSVSTVVTLLVTEPVGKLSIHSCRVQMLSDWYTMLYNPSPDYINTLHCTQEAVYPLYTIVLIYYAFCLVLMMLLRPLLVKKIACGLGKSDRFKSIYAALYFFPILTVLQAVGGGLLYYAFPYIILVLSLVTLAVYMSASEIQSFKNLIAKKKRLVVLFSHWLLHAYGIISISRLDKLEQDLPLLALVPGPALFYIATAKFTEPSRILSEGGNGH, encoded by the exons ATGT CTGTGGCCATGAGTTCAACTTGTCCAGGCACCTACTGTGGCAGGATGATGGTCAATGGGTCCGTGGAGGGAGAGTGTGGT gtTTGTCCTCGTGGAGAGCGGGCCAACCTCCAGAATGTGTGTGAACGCTGCACTGAATCCCCTGAGCTCTATGACTGGCTGTATTTGGGCTTCATGGCCATGTTACCCCTCGTGCTGCACTGGTTCTTCATCGAGTGGTACTCAGGAAAGAAGAG TTCCAGTGCTCTGCTGCAGCACATCACAGCCATGTTGGAGTGCAGTGTGTCGACTGTGGTCACCTTGCTGGTCACAGAGCCGGTGGGAAAGCTCAGTATCCATTCGTGTCGCGTCCAGATGCTGTCAGACTGGTACACCATGCTGTACAACCCGAGCCCAGACTACATCAACACATTACACTGCACCCAGGAGGCCGTCTACCCGCT ATACACCATTGTGCTGATCTACTATGCATTCTGCTTGGTGCTGATGATGCTGCTGCGTCCTCTGCTGGTGAAGAAGATCGCATGTGGACTGGGCAAATCTGATCGCTTCAAGAGCATCTACGCTGCTCTCTACTTCTTCCCCATCCTCACCGTGCTCCAGGCTGTGGGGGGAGGACTGCTCT ACTATGCGTTTCCCTACATCATTCTGGTCCTGTCTCTGGTCACACTGGCTGTTTACATGTCTGCCTCTGAGATACAG tcctTTAAGAACCTGATTGCTAAGAAGAAGCGTCTGGTCGTGCTGTTCAGCCATTGGCTGCTCCACGCATACGGCATCATCTCTATCTCCCGATTGGACAAGCTGGAGCAGGACCTGCCGCTGTTGGCCCTCGTGCCTGGCCCCGCCCTCTTCTACATCGCCACAGCCAAGTTCACAGAGCCCAGTCGCATCCTGTCTGAGGGCGGCAACGGACACTAA